One region of Epilithonimonas zeae genomic DNA includes:
- a CDS encoding BspA family leucine-rich repeat surface protein: protein MKKISLLLSLFCFIYCFSQNEFITIWKPNNPSYLMWVGNQMQHSTNSQVYFPGVGTDYTIYWEEAGFPSHNGILNNVTSTVGNAILLDFGNPINPNTSEATYYVKVSNGSGNFSQMVFHGITSEGPTRSYGDTQKILDIVQWGNINWKKIQFTYCSYLDCTAADTPVFLPGCDLSRLFYQCPRLRANSQINNWDTTNVTNMSWAFYNADLFNESISNWNTSNVTNMSTMFFSADIFNQDITDWDTSKVTDMSYMFSGALAFNQNIGKWNTLNVTNMSHMFEVANSFNQSLNNWNTSKVTSMESMFQSNTIFNGDIGNWDTSSVRSMYNMFLNALRFDKPIGNWNTSNVTNMAFMFYTALSFNQPIGSWDISKVTDMTGMFSLAILFNQNIENWDTTNVRGMGSMFFSANKFNQNLGKWNLKNLTTSGLINNFMLYGSGIDCDNYNKTLIGWANNINTPNNILFNGNTPMVYSSNEAVSARDFLINTKNWQIDGDTYDPNCNPLATHESQSLKIQIYPNPVKNILNLQASEEKIKKTKIYDLSGRLIKAESGIENNKINVSALRPGNYILKITTDKKTHHSKFIKQ, encoded by the coding sequence ATGAAAAAAATATCTCTCCTTTTATCTCTTTTTTGCTTTATATATTGTTTTTCCCAAAATGAGTTTATTACTATTTGGAAACCTAATAATCCTAGTTACCTTATGTGGGTTGGTAATCAGATGCAGCACTCTACTAATAGTCAAGTATATTTTCCGGGTGTTGGAACTGATTATACAATTTATTGGGAAGAAGCAGGTTTTCCTTCCCATAATGGAATACTGAACAATGTAACATCTACTGTAGGGAATGCAATATTGCTGGATTTTGGAAATCCTATTAATCCAAATACCTCTGAAGCTACTTATTACGTTAAGGTTAGCAACGGGAGTGGTAATTTTTCACAAATGGTTTTTCACGGTATTACTAGTGAGGGACCAACACGCTCTTATGGTGATACACAAAAAATACTGGATATTGTACAATGGGGCAATATTAATTGGAAAAAAATACAGTTTACCTACTGTAGCTATTTAGATTGTACTGCTGCGGATACTCCTGTTTTTTTGCCCGGATGTGACTTAAGCCGTTTATTTTATCAATGTCCGAGACTGAGAGCTAATTCACAAATCAATAATTGGGATACGACTAATGTAACCAACATGTCTTGGGCTTTTTACAATGCCGATTTATTTAATGAATCAATTTCAAACTGGAATACATCGAATGTAACCAATATGTCAACTATGTTTTTTTCTGCGGATATTTTTAATCAGGATATAACCGATTGGGATACCTCCAAAGTTACAGACATGTCTTATATGTTTAGCGGTGCACTTGCTTTTAACCAAAATATTGGAAAATGGAATACATTGAATGTAACCAATATGTCTCATATGTTTGAAGTGGCTAATTCTTTTAACCAATCTCTGAATAATTGGAATACATCAAAAGTGACAAGTATGGAGTCGATGTTTCAAAGCAACACTATTTTTAACGGGGATATTGGAAACTGGGATACTTCGTCAGTAAGAAGTATGTATAATATGTTTTTAAACGCGCTCAGATTTGACAAACCTATTGGGAATTGGAATACTTCTAATGTAACGAATATGGCTTTTATGTTTTATACAGCCCTTTCGTTCAATCAACCCATCGGTAGTTGGGATATTTCTAAAGTTACTGATATGACTGGAATGTTTAGTCTTGCAATCCTTTTTAATCAGAATATTGAAAATTGGGATACGACCAACGTCAGAGGCATGGGCAGTATGTTTTTCTCAGCTAATAAATTCAATCAGAATCTCGGAAAATGGAATTTGAAAAATCTCACTACCAGCGGACTGATTAACAATTTTATGTTGTATGGTTCAGGGATAGATTGTGACAATTATAATAAAACACTCATTGGCTGGGCAAATAATATCAATACACCAAATAATATACTTTTTAACGGTAATACGCCAATGGTTTACTCAAGCAATGAAGCAGTTTCCGCAAGAGATTTTCTTATTAACACAAAAAACTGGCAAATTGACGGCGACACTTATGACCCAAATTGTAACCCTCTTGCTACACACGAATCACAAAGTCTCAAAATCCAAATCTATCCTAACCCCGTAAAAAACATACTTAATCTTCAAGCTTCGGAAGAAAAAATCAAAAAAACGAAAATATATGACTTGTCCGGAAGACTGATAAAAGCAGAATCAGGAATTGAAAATAATAAGATAAACGTATCCGCACTAAGACCTGGTAATTATATTTTAAAAATAACGACGGATAAAAAAACACATCATTCTAAATTTATTAAGCAATAG
- a CDS encoding helicase HerA-like domain-containing protein: MSNKEKFITDLNAKYNPKGEHIILGKGMLDGEVITEVNVSIPLKTVNRHGLIAGATGTGKTKTLQVFVEQLSHAGIPTLVMDIKGDLSGIAEAGTENDNIKDRYSKTQLPYSPQSFPVELMTISGAKGVKLRATVLEFGPILLSKILGLNDTQQSIMSIVFKYCDDKVLPLVDLQDLKKVLQYVTDNPIGKKELADNYGSIAPASLGAILRSIVAMEQQGATTFFGEPSFEVDDLLKTRDGKGVVNIFRVDDIQNKPNLFSTFILSLFAEIYMTFPEEGDSGKPKLVLFIDEAHLLFNEASKTLLSQIETMVKLIRSKGIGIYFITQIPGDVPENILSQLGLKIQHALRGFTAKDRKEIDKAVENYPTTEFYKANELIQNLGIGEAFVTALDEKGIPTPLVQTYLISPESRMDILTASEIDELTRNSNLVKKYEQDIDKESAYEILNKRIEEHTQTVIPTPTRGRPAQPKEEAGMFEQVIESRAGKTFLNTLAREGAKFILGMFSMKKRR; encoded by the coding sequence ATGTCAAATAAAGAAAAATTCATAACCGACCTCAACGCCAAGTACAATCCAAAAGGTGAACACATTATCCTCGGAAAAGGAATGCTGGATGGAGAAGTTATTACAGAAGTTAATGTTTCTATCCCTCTAAAAACCGTTAACAGACACGGCTTAATTGCCGGAGCGACTGGGACAGGAAAAACCAAAACACTTCAGGTTTTTGTAGAGCAACTGTCTCATGCAGGCATCCCGACTTTGGTAATGGACATCAAGGGTGACTTATCCGGAATAGCCGAAGCCGGAACAGAAAATGATAACATCAAAGATCGATATTCTAAAACGCAATTGCCTTATTCTCCACAGAGTTTTCCTGTAGAATTGATGACAATTTCCGGCGCAAAAGGTGTGAAACTTCGTGCGACAGTCTTAGAATTCGGACCAATTCTATTGAGTAAGATTCTTGGATTGAATGACACTCAACAAAGCATTATGTCTATTGTTTTCAAATATTGTGATGACAAAGTTTTGCCTTTGGTGGATTTACAGGATTTGAAAAAAGTTTTGCAATATGTGACTGATAATCCGATTGGTAAAAAAGAATTGGCTGACAATTACGGCTCGATTGCTCCCGCATCTTTGGGTGCCATTCTTCGTTCGATTGTTGCGATGGAACAACAAGGCGCAACAACTTTCTTTGGAGAACCAAGTTTTGAAGTGGATGATTTGCTAAAAACCAGAGATGGAAAAGGTGTTGTGAATATCTTCCGAGTTGATGATATTCAGAATAAGCCTAATCTTTTTTCCACGTTCATTTTATCATTGTTTGCCGAGATTTATATGACCTTTCCTGAAGAAGGCGACAGTGGAAAACCAAAATTGGTTTTGTTTATAGATGAGGCGCATTTATTATTTAATGAAGCTTCAAAAACCTTGCTTTCCCAAATCGAAACGATGGTAAAGTTGATTCGTTCCAAAGGAATCGGAATTTATTTTATCACTCAAATTCCTGGCGATGTTCCTGAAAATATTTTGAGCCAATTAGGGTTGAAAATTCAGCACGCTTTGAGAGGTTTCACTGCAAAAGACAGAAAAGAAATTGATAAAGCGGTAGAAAATTATCCAACGACAGAATTTTACAAAGCCAATGAACTCATCCAAAATCTTGGAATCGGAGAAGCTTTTGTAACCGCATTGGACGAAAAAGGAATTCCGACACCTTTAGTCCAAACTTATTTGATTTCGCCTGAAAGCCGAATGGATATCTTAACCGCATCAGAAATCGATGAACTGACCAGAAATTCTAATCTTGTCAAAAAATACGAACAAGACATCGATAAAGAAAGTGCCTACGAAATCCTCAACAAAAGAATCGAAGAACATACGCAAACCGTAATCCCAACGCCAACAAGAGGAAGACCTGCACAACCAAAAGAAGAAGCAGGAATGTTTGAGCAAGTCATTGAAAGTCGCGCCGGAAAAACCTTTCTAAATACTCTGGCAAGAGAAGGCGCTAAGTTTATCTTGGGAATGTTCAGTATGAAGAAAAGGAGATAA
- a CDS encoding bestrophin family protein translates to MRAYNTKNFLKILISLHKSDTLSILFPTMLLVGVYSYGIYYLEVEYLHLTSKSSVINIGMIHSLLGFVLSLLLVFRTNTAYDRWWEGRKLWGKLVNDSRNFMIKMSSILDDKDVKTKTQIARYLKLFPHLLATNLSKESTRLVLDEDFTDLKKELKHHGPAELVFLMTKKLFQLKKEGKISETEMLVLDTQLSGFLDVCGGCERIKNTPIPYSYSSFIKKFIVFYVLALPIANVVNLGFFMIPITMFVYYVLMSLELIAEEIEDPFNNDENDIPMESIAQNIERNIDLILNKA, encoded by the coding sequence ATGCGCGCTTACAACACAAAAAATTTCCTCAAAATACTCATCAGTCTTCATAAAAGTGACACACTGAGTATCCTTTTTCCAACAATGCTTCTCGTAGGAGTTTATTCTTACGGCATCTATTATTTGGAAGTAGAATATCTGCATTTGACGTCCAAATCTTCGGTGATTAATATCGGAATGATTCATTCTTTACTGGGATTTGTCTTGTCTTTGCTTTTGGTTTTTAGGACTAATACAGCCTATGACCGTTGGTGGGAAGGACGAAAACTTTGGGGAAAATTGGTCAATGACAGCCGAAATTTTATGATTAAGATGAGTAGCATCTTGGATGATAAAGATGTTAAAACCAAAACTCAGATCGCACGTTATCTTAAACTTTTTCCTCATTTGCTGGCAACAAATCTTTCCAAAGAATCAACAAGATTGGTTTTGGATGAGGATTTTACAGACCTTAAAAAAGAACTGAAACATCACGGACCTGCAGAATTGGTTTTTCTGATGACCAAAAAATTGTTTCAATTAAAAAAAGAAGGTAAGATTTCCGAAACAGAAATGTTGGTTTTGGATACTCAGCTATCAGGATTTTTGGATGTTTGCGGAGGTTGTGAAAGAATCAAAAATACACCAATTCCATACTCTTATTCATCATTCATCAAGAAGTTTATTGTTTTCTATGTTTTGGCTTTGCCAATCGCGAATGTTGTGAATCTTGGATTTTTTATGATTCCGATTACGATGTTTGTGTATTATGTTTTGATGAGTTTGGAGCTGATTGCAGAAGAGATAGAGGATCCTTTCAATAATGATGAAAATGATATCCCGATGGAATCCATCGCGCAGAATATCGAGAGAAATATCGATTTAATTTTAAATAAAGCTTGA